The segment TTATTGATCTGGGTTTTTTTGTTAGTGTTTGATGAGACTGGTGTTGTTGATGTTAATTTAACAGAGTTGCTTCTGCTCCTGGTAAGGTTTTGATGACTGGGGGTTACCTCATATTGGAGAGACCTAATGCTGGAGTTGTTTTAAGCACAAATGCTCGTTTCTATGCCATTGTTAAACCTCTTTATGAAGAAATGAAGCCTGATAGCTGGGCCTGGGTGAgggattcttttaatttttgtcatcttttagcgttattttggttttttctgaGATTATACTATTAAAGTCTCAAACTTTTAAAATCAATGCAtagtatttaatttgtttatctctgctttttttaaaaaacgtaATGTGACCAAAGCGTTGGaatgttttttgaatatttttgtttgatgcATGTCAGGCTTGGACTGATGTTAGATTAACATCTCCCCAACTCTCCAGAGAAAGCATGTATAAATTGTCACTGAAGAATTTAATGCTTCAGTGTGTCTCTTCAAGGCAAGTTCTTTTGAGGATTGTATTAAGTGCTTGTGTTTTACTGTCATTCGGGATCCCTGATAGTCCTTGTATTCCTGATCGATTCATTTCAACAGTGCCTACATATATCTGATTATGCACGCCCAGCACTAAACATGTTGAAGGTTATCTAGAAAGATATCCCTAGGCCAGAAAAGTGCAATTGTTAAGGAAAATGTATGGTTAAATGAATTTTGTGTTTCAGTGAATCAAGGAACCCTTTTGTGGAGCAAGCGGTACCATATGCCATAGCAGCTGCACATGCATTATTTGACAAAGATAAGAAGGATGCCTTACACAAGCTACTCTTGCAAGGTAATGTTGATGCTTATGTTTTCTTTATCCTTTATGCAATATTCACCTATTAGGACTTAAAGAATCTAATGTTTCTACTGGTTATTGAGGCAGGCCTTGATATCACAATTTTAGGTTGCAATGACTTCTATTCATACAGAAATCAGGTATTTACCTTCCTTTGCTTTTGCCAGCTATTGTGTTATTTACACAGATAAAATTCTGTCAGAGCATATTTCTAACTTGCTCATCTCCCTCATAACTTTCGGTGCCCTTTTGTTTCATCTTCTCTCCCCAACAGTTGTTCTTCGACCATGATATGCATAACTGTCAGTTAGATTGCTCTTTAAcgcatttaatttgattttgcatCATAAAATATAACAGCACACATTCCTTTACAGCAGCCAACAATTTTATCTCATaaataaattgcaaaaaaaagagGTACATGAgaacatttaattatttgattcttGTGAATGAGATGCTCGTATAAGAGTAGAATGTTTtctattataatattttgttaacgtGGTCACCCTTTTTCAAAGATTGAAGCACGTGGACTCCCTTTGACACCAGAATCATTGGCAGCTCTTCCTCCTTTCACATCAATTACCTTCAatgcagaagaagaaaatggacaGAATTGCAAGCCTGAAGTTGCAAAAACTGGATTGGGTTCATCTGCAGCAATGACCACTGCTGTGGTTGCTGCTCTGCTTCATTACCTTGGAGTGGTTGATCTTTCACCCCTGTCTAAAAATGAGGGATCTGCTGATCTTGATGTGGTGCATATTATTGCTCAAACTGCTCACTGTATTGCACAAGGGAAAATTGGAAGTGGTTTTGATGTCAGTTCTGCAGTTTATGGAAGTCACCGTTATGTCCGCTTTTCACCAGATGTGCTTTCTTCTGCTCAGGTCCCTCCCTCCATCCCTCTCTCGCCTCCTCTCCCTCTCTGTGCATCTAATGATTGGGTTCATGATGTCAATTGAGAGGTTACACCATGACTGCATGATCATTCCCCCATTGAATTTGATTCAGAAGTAAAGAGATTAAAATTACATTTGCAAGTTAAATGGCCATTGGTAAGGTAAATActgtttgatttgttgtttactTTCTTTGATATGCACTCACTGTGAATCCCATCCTGGGTTTGAGGGTTGTATGGCTTCTTGAGGAATTGATGTCTAATGTTATCACCTAAAGTTGAGCAAAGGCCTGTATTCTTGCTCCCTCCCCCTCCCTCTTTCTTTATCTATGCATATCCATCTTCACCATTAAGTTGTGAAGAGTTTTTATGATatgtatttatatcaaaaactGGTAAGTACTCTAGTATTTTGGATGCCATGCAGACTTGACTTTGTAAAAAACTTTTTCAGTAATTAAGCATAGTTGATTTCTGCATAATTTTACTATCCATTGTCTtcctaaattttattcaatttgtgtCTGTGATCTCTATTtgtgaaaacaataataaaacctttaataaataaataaaatcctacATCGTTTACTAGATTTTAGCACAAATAATTTCCTGTGCATTTCTGGAGGCAAGGTTAAAGGTTTTTGAATAAATGACAAAGTTTACAGTTCTCTAAGGGTGATGTGTAAGAAGACGACTTATTCAGGTTGCATTAATTGAACCGTGTCAACTGCCTCACTATTGTGTAGATCGTTGCCAATTttggaataaataaaattaacaatcatgcGTGTCTATTTATGTGGATAAAGATGTTATCTGTTCCTGAAAACTGTATCCTTGCAACTTTCAGAACAATTATATGCAAAGTTGAGAGTATGTTTTATGCAACTTTCACTAGAGTTCATTTTCCTTAAAAACTCCATGGAAAGCGTTGCAGGATGCATTGAATGGAACACCATTACAGGAAGTCATGGCTGCCATCCTAGAAGGAAAGTGGGACCATGAGAGGACCAAGTTTTCTTTGCCCCCATCGATGAACCTTGTGAGCATCTTGACATATACTGTTGATGTTTCCTTATGTGTATGAATTTATGGTTATGCTTTTTGTTGGAAAATATGTAGCTTTCCTACCATACAGTTATATAGATACGATGGTGAAAGCCCTATTCCAACTTTAGTTTTAAgagactaaaagaaaaaaaaggaaagaaagaaaatctctCATTTAATCTCATTTTCCAGAAACATGGCTCCCTTCTGTCTGattttgaacattttttatGCACTCTCACATGGTTTCTAGGTATAATGAATTTGTCCTCTTGTCATCCTGTGATCCTGTGTTATTGATACTGATGAGAAGCTCGTGCTTGTTGGTTGACTACACAATAGATGTGAAGATTCTATGAGAACAGTAATGATTAAAGGCATGCATTAACAAACTGAGGGAGGCAATcaaaagaaaacttttttttttcttttaacaaattcAGGGTAGAAAAGGGACAATTTTAGCtgcaatttccttttctttttcaaacaaCAATTTTTGGTTTGTTTGAGATATCCACTTTTTGCAAAGACCTTAATAACTGTTTGCTGACAATAATTATGATGCTTTCCAAAGTTATTAGGAGAACCAGGGACTGGAGGATCATCCACGCCATCAATGGTAGGTGCTGTGAAAAGGTGGCAGAAATCTGACCCTGCAAAGGCCCAAGAAACATGGAGAAAGTTGTCAGAggcaaatttaaaacttgaaatccaattcaatattttaagCAAGCTTGCAGAAGAGAATTGGAATGCTTACAAATGTGTAATAGACATTTGCAGCAAGCAAAGGTCAGAGAAGGTATTTGTTGGACTTGTTTCCGTTATATCTAAAAAGAGAGCACTAATAAAACCCTGACAACTTTCTATTGATTGTCAAACAGGTTATATGCATTTATGAACATTGATTTTGTCTGGAATTGTGAGTCGTagattgtgttgtttgtgaaaCAGTAGTGAgttaaatttcttgattttctatttttatttgatttttaccaTTCATGTAGAGTTTCCTTTCCTCATGAAAGGTCACCTACTGCTGTTATCCTCCAGTCATGTAGTAGGAATTCTGTGAAAGACAGGTACTGGAAATCTGTGGTTTTCTTATGTACTGAGACATgcctttgttaattttatcctgaaaaatattcatttcaaaTTGAATAAAGCCTTAAATAAGTCACTGTCACATTGCCAGCACCTCAATCATGAATTGCCAGAACTGGAAATCTGGTTTCCAAGCTTTGGCTTTGGTGGTAGAGGGGTGTTTGCTGTGGGGCAATGATTTAtcatatatttgaattttactTGTCAATAAACAAATAGATAAATATAGAGCAGGAGTCTGAATTTTTTTGGGGTCTTCTATAAAGGTCCTTGCCTTCTCTactcttctcttcttcctcaTTCATGGTTGTTGAAGTCTAGGTAAAGTGAGTTTTGCTGGACAATAATGTAATACCTGGTTATCAGTACGTGCTGTTCTTTCTTATTATCATAGCTGACATGTCATTATATACTTCCCTTGCTCTGTACTTTCCTATTGATCTTAGCTTATTCCAAATTCTCCCTTGAAGACCATTAGCATCTCTGACTAAATAGTACAAGGAGACTAACTAACAATGCACTATTGTGGGGTTCATTCAGCCTCATACACGAGTTTAACTATTCTCCACAGAAAAGTGCTGTACCTGAAACATGACTGTTCTAATAACAGAAAACTGTGTTTGACAAATGTAGACATGAATGAACAAACCAATTAGATGCTTGTTTTGAATCATGTCTAGCTACACTAGTTTCATATTGTTTGTGGATAACGATGTGCAAGCTGCCAATTACTTTGTCTATGctgtcaaagtatttttttatcctgtttttttcaatcttttatgTTTGGTGCTCCTTCCTTACCTTGTGACTTTTTTGCCTAGtgttgattttgatataatttcatGAATTGCTTGAACAGTGGATAGAACAATCCACCGAACCTAGCCAAGAAGCAGTTGTTAAAGCATTATTAGGAGCAAGAAGTGCCATGGTTGAGATCAGAAATCTGATGCGCCAGATGGGCGAGGCTGCAGGTGTCCCGGTaggtttctttctctttctttgttcCCAAGATGCAACTTTTCATATCTGAGTGAAATGTTTATGGATATGATAAAAAGAGGACTAGGacaataatttttgttattatataaacaTCAATGTTTCTGAGTAGCATGTTCGCCACTTTTAGTACTGGCTAGCTATAGTGACTTCACCAATGTACTATGTTACAACAGCACTGCCAATGTAGTCTTCTCCTTTGGCTACTCTCCTGAAAGGTATATTGACCTTCCTGCTATGCCATGTAATGGTTTGACTTTATATGGCTTCGGCAAGTGTCATGCTGAATGTTTGATGTAAGGGTTCTCAACCCTTCTCGGTTCTCACAGTTGGGCAAGATAGGAATAGCATAATCATTCTGCTGTCTTATCAATATCATACTCAAATATGCGTTCCAGCTTTCTAGTTCTTTCCTTAGATAGGATCTCTTGGGTTAGCTATGTACTAACTGCAGTTGTAGTTTATTACCCAGTCCCTGCTCTGGATGCCTTGTGCCAGtgtccttttgtttttggtatgGTTTTTTTAGGTGGTGCATACGTTTGCAATTCTTTAATTGAAAAGGAGGAGCGGGGGCACATTTTCAGGCCCTGAAAAGTGAGAACATTTTGCAGCTGCAGAATATTTGTTGGAGAAAGCTATTTATAAACGTTAAATAGAATAAGATGAAAGAAACTTTGTTCTCGTAAGATCCCATGCGGTACAAGAGAGTAAGATTTTAATATCAAGTGCATAGACAACTGCCTTTGTCACAATTTAAATCTATGCACAAAGTTTGCATGCAACTTCTGGCTGGGAGATTTTCAttcgtgttttctttttttccttgcaacATAAGCAAACATTAATTAACAGCAACTTCATAAATCTGTTGTGAAATGCAAGTTGAAGATGTTGTGCTGGGTTCTCATCCTGCTTCTCGAATggaacaaatattaatttaattaggtttttagctttttgatgtttaataatcTTTTTGAACTTTGCAGATAG is part of the Populus nigra chromosome 8, ddPopNigr1.1, whole genome shotgun sequence genome and harbors:
- the LOC133702142 gene encoding phosphomevalonate kinase, peroxisomal isoform X1, with product MAVVASAPGKVLMTGGYLILERPNAGVVLSTNARFYAIVKPLYEEMKPDSWAWAWTDVRLTSPQLSRESMYKLSLKNLMLQCVSSSESRNPFVEQAVPYAIAAAHALFDKDKKDALHKLLLQGLDITILGCNDFYSYRNQIEARGLPLTPESLAALPPFTSITFNAEEENGQNCKPEVAKTGLGSSAAMTTAVVAALLHYLGVVDLSPLSKNEGSADLDVVHIIAQTAHCIAQGKIGSGFDVSSAVYGSHRYVRFSPDVLSSAQDALNGTPLQEVMAAILEGKWDHERTKFSLPPSMNLLLGEPGTGGSSTPSMVGAVKRWQKSDPAKAQETWRKLSEANLKLEIQFNILSKLAEENWNAYKCVIDICSKQRSEKWIEQSTEPSQEAVVKALLGARSAMVEIRNLMRQMGEAAGVPIEPESQTRLLDATMDMEGVLLAGVPGAGGFDAVFAVTLGDSGSNVAKAWSSLNVLALLVREDPHGVSLETGDPITKEITAAVSAVHIE
- the LOC133702142 gene encoding phosphomevalonate kinase, peroxisomal isoform X2, whose amino-acid sequence is MTGGYLILERPNAGVVLSTNARFYAIVKPLYEEMKPDSWAWAWTDVRLTSPQLSRESMYKLSLKNLMLQCVSSSESRNPFVEQAVPYAIAAAHALFDKDKKDALHKLLLQGLDITILGCNDFYSYRNQIEARGLPLTPESLAALPPFTSITFNAEEENGQNCKPEVAKTGLGSSAAMTTAVVAALLHYLGVVDLSPLSKNEGSADLDVVHIIAQTAHCIAQGKIGSGFDVSSAVYGSHRYVRFSPDVLSSAQDALNGTPLQEVMAAILEGKWDHERTKFSLPPSMNLLLGEPGTGGSSTPSMVGAVKRWQKSDPAKAQETWRKLSEANLKLEIQFNILSKLAEENWNAYKCVIDICSKQRSEKWIEQSTEPSQEAVVKALLGARSAMVEIRNLMRQMGEAAGVPIEPESQTRLLDATMDMEGVLLAGVPGAGGFDAVFAVTLGDSGSNVAKAWSSLNVLALLVREDPHGVSLETGDPITKEITAAVSAVHIE